In Calditrichota bacterium, one genomic interval encodes:
- a CDS encoding indolepyruvate oxidoreductase subunit beta — translation MKNDNTFGLVVAGVGGQGAVTIAQLVLGAAWMSGLHVLQSEVHGMSQRGGEVSAHIMISKKKVTSPTIEKGTGDLLIGLEPLEALRHLVYLKKGAPVVSTTTAIVNMDSYPEVDRVNKLLSGIDGVKMIDSESLSKEMRFPQAGTIALLGAAATYLPITDKIWEKVIQERFASKGEKVIEKNMRAFMTGKELILQ, via the coding sequence ATGAAAAACGATAATACTTTTGGATTGGTTGTTGCCGGTGTTGGTGGACAAGGTGCTGTTACAATAGCCCAACTTGTTCTTGGTGCAGCCTGGATGAGTGGCCTGCATGTGCTGCAATCGGAAGTACACGGCATGAGCCAGCGTGGCGGTGAAGTAAGTGCCCACATTATGATCAGTAAAAAGAAAGTAACCTCGCCAACAATTGAAAAAGGCACCGGTGATTTGCTTATTGGTCTTGAACCATTAGAAGCTTTACGGCATCTGGTTTATCTTAAAAAAGGGGCGCCGGTTGTAAGTACAACAACGGCCATTGTAAATATGGATTCTTATCCGGAGGTGGACAGAGTAAACAAACTGCTTTCCGGTATTGATGGGGTGAAAATGATTGACTCAGAAAGTTTGTCAAAAGAAATGCGTTTTCCACAAGCCGGTACAATTGCCTTGTTGGGTGCTGCTGCTACCTATTTGCCAATCACAGATAAGATTTGGGAAAAGGTGATTCAAGAGCGTTTTGCAAGCAAAGGGGAGAAAGTGATTGAAAAAAATATGCGGGCATTTATGACTGGCAAAGAATTGATCCTGCAATGA
- the trxA gene encoding thioredoxin, with product MTEHLNKQTFLDKVFNFEQNKEWKFEGDKPCLIDFYADWCGPCKMVAPVLEELSEEYKDKVNIYKVNTEQEQELAAAFGIQSIPSLLFVPMGDKPQMAMGALPKQQLEDAIRDVLGVTKEVN from the coding sequence AGTGTTTAACTTTGAACAAAACAAAGAATGGAAATTTGAAGGCGATAAACCTTGTCTGATTGATTTTTATGCTGATTGGTGTGGTCCTTGTAAAATGGTCGCTCCCGTTTTGGAAGAATTATCTGAAGAGTACAAAGACAAAGTAAATATTTACAAAGTGAACACGGAACAAGAGCAGGAACTGGCCGCTGCTTTTGGAATTCAAAGTATCCCTTCACTTCTGTTTGTGCCTATGGGTGATAAACCACAAATGGCGATGGGCGCACTGCCAAAGCAGCAATTGGAAGATGCGATAAGGGACGTACTTGGTGTGACAAAAGAAGTAAATTAG